From a single Parambassis ranga chromosome 2, fParRan2.1, whole genome shotgun sequence genomic region:
- the def6c gene encoding differentially expressed in FDCP 6 homolog isoform X1, protein MDLKSELLKSIWYAFTSLDVEKCGKVSKSQLKVLSHNLYTVLNIPHDPVALEEHFQDDDDGPVSNHGYMPYLNKYILDKVKEGMFDKEKFDDLCWMMTMKKNYKQQVPQGALLSERDSFKLFCLFNLLSEDRYPLVMIPEEVEYLLKKISTAMSQEWDGKPLEDLLSEDTAVREDGMSVWTFLECIGSGRLLRVTSAEAFSLALNETFLEMYHNVLKSGYMWKKGHIRRNWTERWFVLKPSSMSYYVSEDLKDKRGEIQLDKSCIVEPIPDREGKRCLFCVKTHNKTYEMSASDQRQKVEWTQAIQTALRLQVERKSSLHHELKLKRRIQREHSQRERSRSAHSSCSSRSSQSDELNAQETEKMERDRQDLEIESIIQHARELEIRRREAEERERRRQREVQMELERQLKEAEMLRDSMQAEMQEKEREAEQQKKRIQELELTQQQLEMALNMEIQARLEEERARQELERLLQAEEEKKKQFQLLQEQQRALQSLKPLQEVLDSCTDEDTPSALYSASQELQDLRASRQRSHQHLEEVQEKLRNASQHVRHWNVQLNRLMTPITPAERLENRLLSTRTCPKKEGALASNEFISKFKARAEHDSRTQDYDEEALEEQMEAANLTDQSYESQGKPNGQL, encoded by the exons ATGGACCTAAAATCCGAACTGCTCAAGTCCATCTGGTACGCTTTCACATCGCTGGACGTGGAGAAGTGCGGGAAAGTGTCCAAATCGCAGCTGAAG gTGCTTTCTCACAACCTGTACACCGTGCTGAACATCCCACACGATCCGGTCGCTCTGGAGGAACACTTCCAGGACGATGATGACGGCCCGGTGTCTAATCATGGCTACATGCCCTACCTCAACAAATACATACTGGATAAG gtCAAAGAGGGGATGTTCGATAAGGAGAAGTTTGACGATCTGTGCTGGATGATGACCATGAAGAAGAACTACAAGCAGCAGGTgccacagggggcgctgctgtCAGAGAGAGACTCCTTTAAACTCTTCTGTTTGTTCAACCTCCTGTCTGAGGACCGATACCCGCTGGTGATGATACCAGAGGAG GTGGAGTATCTGTTAAAGAAAATCTCCACCGCTATGAGTCAGGAGTGGGATGGAAAGCCCTTGGAGGACTTGCTATCCGAAGATACTGCAGTGCGGGAAGATGGCATGTCTGTGTGGACTTTTCTGGAGTGCATTGGCTCAGGCCGGCTGCTGAGGGTCACCAGTGCGGAGGCCTTCAGTCTGGCTTTGAATGAGACGTTTCTGGAGATGTATCACAACGTCCTGAAGAGT GGTTACATGTGGAAAAAGGGGCACATTCGCCGGAACTGGACGGAGCGCTGGTTCGTGCTAAAGCCGTCCTCCATGTCTTACTACGTCAGCGAGGACTTAAAAGACAAGAGAGGCGAGATCCAGCTGGATAAGAGTTGCATCGTAGAG CCTATTCCAGACAGGGAGGGGAAGCGCTGTCTGTTCTGTGTGAAAACGCACAACAAAACCTACGAGATGAGCGCGTCCGACCAGAGGCAGAAGGTGGAGTGGACTCAAG CAATTCAAACAGCCCTCCGTCTTCAGGTGGAGAGGAAGTCCTCCCTTCACCACGAGCTCAAACTGAAGAGACGGATCCAGCGTGAGCACAGCCAGCGAGAGCGCAGCCGGAGCgcccacagcagctgcagcagccgcagcagccaatcagacgaGCTGAACGCCCAGGAGAcagagaagatggagagagacaggcaggatTTAGAGATCGAAAGCATCATCCAG CATGCACGGGAGCTGGAAATTCGCCGAAGAGAGGctgaagagagggagaggaggaggcagagggaggtgcagatggagctggagaggcagctgaaggaggcagagatg ctgagAGACAGCATGCAGGCAGAGatgcaggagaaggagagggaggccgagcagcagaagaagaggatCCAGGAGCTAGAACTGACACAGCAGCAACTGGAGATGGCGCTCAACATGGAGATCCAGGCTCggctggaagaggagagggcCAGGCAGGAGCTGGAGAG gctgctgcaggctgaagaggagaagaagaagcagtttcagctcctccaggagcagcagagggccTTGCAGAGCCTCAAACCCTTGCAGGAGGTCTTAGACAGCTGCACAGACGAGGACACTCCCTCCGCTCTTTACTCCGCCTCTCAGGAGCTCCAGGACCTGCGAGCGTCTCGCCAGAGGAGCCACCAGCATCTGGAG GAGGTTCAGGAGAAGCTGAGGAATGCCAGTCAACATGTGCGGCACTGGAACGTCCAGCTGAACCGCCTGATGACGCCCATCACTCCTGCAG AGCGCTTGGAGAATCGACTATTATCAACCCGCACATGTCCCAAAAAAGAGGGAGCGCTGGCCAGCAACGAGTTTATCTCTAAATTCAAGGCCAGAGCCGAGCATGACAGCCGGACACAAGACTATGACGAGGAAGCGCTGGAAGAGCAGATGGAGGCCGCCAACCTGACCGACCAATCATACGAGTCGCAGGGAAAACCCAACGGACAGCTGTGA
- the def6c gene encoding differentially expressed in FDCP 6 homolog isoform X2 yields the protein MLVLVFADVLSHNLYTVLNIPHDPVALEEHFQDDDDGPVSNHGYMPYLNKYILDKVKEGMFDKEKFDDLCWMMTMKKNYKQQVPQGALLSERDSFKLFCLFNLLSEDRYPLVMIPEEVEYLLKKISTAMSQEWDGKPLEDLLSEDTAVREDGMSVWTFLECIGSGRLLRVTSAEAFSLALNETFLEMYHNVLKSGYMWKKGHIRRNWTERWFVLKPSSMSYYVSEDLKDKRGEIQLDKSCIVEPIPDREGKRCLFCVKTHNKTYEMSASDQRQKVEWTQAIQTALRLQVERKSSLHHELKLKRRIQREHSQRERSRSAHSSCSSRSSQSDELNAQETEKMERDRQDLEIESIIQHARELEIRRREAEERERRRQREVQMELERQLKEAEMLRDSMQAEMQEKEREAEQQKKRIQELELTQQQLEMALNMEIQARLEEERARQELERLLQAEEEKKKQFQLLQEQQRALQSLKPLQEVLDSCTDEDTPSALYSASQELQDLRASRQRSHQHLEEVQEKLRNASQHVRHWNVQLNRLMTPITPAERLENRLLSTRTCPKKEGALASNEFISKFKARAEHDSRTQDYDEEALEEQMEAANLTDQSYESQGKPNGQL from the exons ATGCTCGTGCttgtgtttgcagat gTGCTTTCTCACAACCTGTACACCGTGCTGAACATCCCACACGATCCGGTCGCTCTGGAGGAACACTTCCAGGACGATGATGACGGCCCGGTGTCTAATCATGGCTACATGCCCTACCTCAACAAATACATACTGGATAAG gtCAAAGAGGGGATGTTCGATAAGGAGAAGTTTGACGATCTGTGCTGGATGATGACCATGAAGAAGAACTACAAGCAGCAGGTgccacagggggcgctgctgtCAGAGAGAGACTCCTTTAAACTCTTCTGTTTGTTCAACCTCCTGTCTGAGGACCGATACCCGCTGGTGATGATACCAGAGGAG GTGGAGTATCTGTTAAAGAAAATCTCCACCGCTATGAGTCAGGAGTGGGATGGAAAGCCCTTGGAGGACTTGCTATCCGAAGATACTGCAGTGCGGGAAGATGGCATGTCTGTGTGGACTTTTCTGGAGTGCATTGGCTCAGGCCGGCTGCTGAGGGTCACCAGTGCGGAGGCCTTCAGTCTGGCTTTGAATGAGACGTTTCTGGAGATGTATCACAACGTCCTGAAGAGT GGTTACATGTGGAAAAAGGGGCACATTCGCCGGAACTGGACGGAGCGCTGGTTCGTGCTAAAGCCGTCCTCCATGTCTTACTACGTCAGCGAGGACTTAAAAGACAAGAGAGGCGAGATCCAGCTGGATAAGAGTTGCATCGTAGAG CCTATTCCAGACAGGGAGGGGAAGCGCTGTCTGTTCTGTGTGAAAACGCACAACAAAACCTACGAGATGAGCGCGTCCGACCAGAGGCAGAAGGTGGAGTGGACTCAAG CAATTCAAACAGCCCTCCGTCTTCAGGTGGAGAGGAAGTCCTCCCTTCACCACGAGCTCAAACTGAAGAGACGGATCCAGCGTGAGCACAGCCAGCGAGAGCGCAGCCGGAGCgcccacagcagctgcagcagccgcagcagccaatcagacgaGCTGAACGCCCAGGAGAcagagaagatggagagagacaggcaggatTTAGAGATCGAAAGCATCATCCAG CATGCACGGGAGCTGGAAATTCGCCGAAGAGAGGctgaagagagggagaggaggaggcagagggaggtgcagatggagctggagaggcagctgaaggaggcagagatg ctgagAGACAGCATGCAGGCAGAGatgcaggagaaggagagggaggccgagcagcagaagaagaggatCCAGGAGCTAGAACTGACACAGCAGCAACTGGAGATGGCGCTCAACATGGAGATCCAGGCTCggctggaagaggagagggcCAGGCAGGAGCTGGAGAG gctgctgcaggctgaagaggagaagaagaagcagtttcagctcctccaggagcagcagagggccTTGCAGAGCCTCAAACCCTTGCAGGAGGTCTTAGACAGCTGCACAGACGAGGACACTCCCTCCGCTCTTTACTCCGCCTCTCAGGAGCTCCAGGACCTGCGAGCGTCTCGCCAGAGGAGCCACCAGCATCTGGAG GAGGTTCAGGAGAAGCTGAGGAATGCCAGTCAACATGTGCGGCACTGGAACGTCCAGCTGAACCGCCTGATGACGCCCATCACTCCTGCAG AGCGCTTGGAGAATCGACTATTATCAACCCGCACATGTCCCAAAAAAGAGGGAGCGCTGGCCAGCAACGAGTTTATCTCTAAATTCAAGGCCAGAGCCGAGCATGACAGCCGGACACAAGACTATGACGAGGAAGCGCTGGAAGAGCAGATGGAGGCCGCCAACCTGACCGACCAATCATACGAGTCGCAGGGAAAACCCAACGGACAGCTGTGA